One stretch of Sulfuricystis multivorans DNA includes these proteins:
- the msrA gene encoding peptide-methionine (S)-S-oxide reductase MsrA — translation MLKPFLFLGLLIMTTFANAETIVLGMGCFWGAEKRMSELSGVIDVESGYANGEIEGRYEAILAHERALRFGMTKKRNHAEVVKVTFDPAKISLETVLAHFWENHDPTQGDRQGNDIGSNYRSAIYTTNDAQLEVAQRSRDVYQAALTKAGFGPITTEIAPLTNYFRAEEYHQDYLKKNPHGYCGLGGTGVSFPTARAPAQATAAHEPLDPKTLHFERQLIVFEAEDCPYCKRFKAEVLDQWKSDVPVARSLSAKPPAGWTLEKTLFATPTIVLFENGKEVSRYTGWNGDKVRFWKWLGFHLLTPEQQKIAFEQGTERPGTGSHLDEKRPGTFVDPITGAPLFRSDAKFNSGTGWPSFFQPLPGALTEHVDLSHGMRRIEVRSASSGIHLGHVFDDGPPPTGKRYCINGNVLKFVPD, via the coding sequence ATGCTCAAACCATTTCTGTTCTTGGGGTTACTCATCATGACGACATTTGCCAATGCCGAAACCATCGTGTTGGGAATGGGCTGCTTCTGGGGCGCCGAAAAGCGCATGAGCGAGCTTTCCGGCGTCATCGACGTCGAGAGCGGCTACGCCAACGGCGAGATCGAGGGCCGTTATGAAGCGATCCTCGCCCACGAACGCGCGCTGCGTTTCGGCATGACGAAAAAGCGCAACCACGCCGAGGTGGTCAAGGTCACCTTCGATCCGGCGAAGATCAGTCTCGAGACCGTGCTCGCCCACTTTTGGGAAAATCACGATCCGACGCAAGGCGATCGCCAGGGCAACGACATCGGCAGCAACTATCGCAGCGCGATCTACACGACGAACGATGCGCAGCTCGAAGTCGCTCAACGTAGCCGCGACGTTTATCAGGCCGCGCTCACGAAAGCCGGTTTCGGCCCGATCACCACCGAGATCGCGCCGCTGACGAACTACTTTCGCGCCGAGGAATATCACCAGGACTATCTGAAGAAGAACCCTCACGGCTACTGCGGGCTGGGCGGCACGGGCGTGAGCTTTCCCACTGCACGCGCACCGGCCCAAGCGACTGCAGCCCACGAGCCGCTCGACCCGAAGACTTTACACTTCGAGCGTCAATTGATCGTCTTCGAGGCCGAGGACTGCCCGTATTGCAAGCGATTCAAGGCCGAGGTGCTCGACCAGTGGAAGTCTGACGTGCCCGTCGCGCGCAGCTTGAGCGCAAAGCCGCCTGCCGGCTGGACGCTGGAAAAAACGCTGTTTGCGACACCGACCATCGTGCTGTTCGAAAACGGCAAGGAGGTCTCGCGTTACACCGGCTGGAACGGCGACAAGGTGCGCTTCTGGAAGTGGCTCGGCTTTCATCTCTTGACGCCCGAACAGCAGAAAATCGCCTTCGAGCAGGGCACCGAACGCCCCGGCACCGGCTCGCATCTCGACGAAAAACGCCCCGGCACCTTCGTCGATCCGATCACCGGCGCGCCGCTGTTCAGAAGCGACGCGAAGTTCAATAGCGGCACCGGCTGGCCGAGCTTCTTTCAGCCTCTTCCCGGCGCGCTCACCGAACACGTCGATCTTTCGCATGGCATGCGGCGTATCGAAGTCAGAAGCGCCAGCTCCGGCATTCATCTCGGCCACGTCTTCGACGACGGCCCACCGCCGACCGGCAAGCGTTACTGCATCAACGGCAACGTGCTGAAGTTCGTGCCGGATTGA